A window from Leuconostoc mesenteroides subsp. mesenteroides encodes these proteins:
- a CDS encoding MATE family efflux transporter: MRDLTQGTPAKQILFFTIPLVIGNLFQQLYNFSDTLIVGQTLGVKSLAAVGATGSIMFLVIGFVQGFTSGLSIITAQRYGARDIAGVRKSMASTIIVSAIVTVIVTVVSFLLIYPLLQIMQTPPDILNQAFTFISIILGGIFATMGYNVTANALRAVGDSRSPLIYLVIGMFVNIGLELWLILGLGFGVAGAAIATVIAQLISAILSFWHIYKFVPQLRVDRDDLKWDAKDIRTHLRAGLPMGFQSSIIAIGSLVLQGALNTLGTDAVAATTAAQRIDQVATLPMMSFGITMATFAAQNYGAKQYQRILIGVKHALLMSMGFGLFMGILEITFGHIAVSMFVGADQHRVLSLAQQYFWANGAFYYILSALFIIRYVLQGLNDSKTPTFAGIAELVMRTVAAIVLVGPFGFFGASLANMLAWTGSVLVMIPAYLKTVKMLKKQHFLLNHERL, translated from the coding sequence ATGCGTGATTTAACTCAGGGAACTCCCGCAAAGCAAATTTTGTTTTTTACAATTCCACTCGTAATTGGAAATCTTTTCCAACAACTATATAATTTTTCTGATACGTTGATTGTTGGACAAACACTTGGTGTGAAATCTCTTGCTGCTGTTGGAGCGACTGGTTCAATCATGTTTTTAGTAATAGGATTTGTTCAAGGATTCACTTCCGGATTATCAATTATTACAGCACAACGCTATGGCGCCCGTGATATTGCTGGTGTACGCAAAAGTATGGCATCAACAATTATTGTATCAGCAATCGTCACTGTAATCGTCACTGTGGTGAGTTTTCTCTTAATCTACCCACTGCTTCAAATCATGCAAACCCCACCAGATATTTTGAATCAAGCCTTCACATTTATTAGTATCATCTTAGGTGGTATCTTTGCGACGATGGGCTACAACGTCACCGCTAATGCTCTTCGAGCAGTGGGCGACTCTCGCTCACCATTAATTTATTTAGTTATTGGTATGTTTGTTAACATTGGTCTCGAATTATGGTTAATTTTAGGACTTGGTTTTGGTGTAGCTGGAGCAGCCATTGCAACTGTTATTGCACAATTGATCTCTGCGATTCTAAGCTTTTGGCACATTTATAAATTTGTCCCCCAGCTCCGAGTTGATCGTGACGATTTAAAATGGGACGCAAAAGACATTCGAACGCATTTACGTGCGGGCCTACCTATGGGGTTCCAAAGTTCAATTATAGCGATTGGTTCATTAGTTTTACAAGGTGCTTTAAATACCTTAGGGACAGATGCTGTTGCAGCAACTACGGCTGCACAACGTATTGATCAAGTGGCTACACTACCTATGATGTCATTTGGTATAACTATGGCAACCTTTGCTGCACAAAACTATGGTGCCAAACAATATCAGCGTATTTTAATCGGTGTCAAACATGCATTGTTGATGAGCATGGGGTTTGGACTGTTTATGGGTATTTTAGAAATTACGTTTGGCCATATTGCTGTATCTATGTTTGTCGGTGCTGATCAACATCGCGTATTGTCATTAGCGCAACAGTACTTCTGGGCTAACGGTGCCTTTTACTACATACTATCAGCTTTGTTTATCATACGATATGTTTTACAAGGACTTAACGACTCTAAAACCCCTACCTTTGCTGGTATTGCTGAATTAGTCATGCGAACAGTAGCAGCAATTGTCTTAGTCGGCCCTTTCGGATTTTTCGGTGCCAGCTTGGCCAATATGCTTGCTTGGACAGGCTCTGTCCTGGTCATGATCCCAGCTTATCTCAAAACTGTTAAAATGTTAAAAAAGCAACATTTTTTATTAAATCACGAACGTTTATAA
- a CDS encoding NCS2 family permease, which produces MSTIAHYFKLDELNTSVRTEFIAGVTTFASMAYILFVNPTVLGAAGMDKGAVFTATAIASAVATIFMGVVALYPIAIAPGLGVNAFFAYSVVIGMGVKWETAMAGVFVAALIFLVLTFFKIREKIINIIPQNLKLAIASGIGLFIAFIGLHDAGLIVANKETMVSLGHLSSPTSLLSIFGIIITFILMSRKTPAAIFIGMILTSLAGILTGLIKLPSAIISPAPSLAPTFGAGVMHIGDINSLQLVTVVITFLIVTFFDTAGTMIGLATQAGFMKNNEMPRAGRALMADAVGMTVGAVIGTSPTSAYVESSSGIAVGGRSGLTSVFTGIFFLFALLFSPLLSVVTPQVTAPALVVVGVLMAKNLRLIDWEDLAIAAPAFLIVIGMPLTYSISDGIALGFILYPITMIATGRIKKVHPLMYVLAIMFIAFLMIIAH; this is translated from the coding sequence ATGTCTACGATTGCACATTATTTCAAACTTGACGAACTCAACACAAGTGTTCGAACCGAGTTTATCGCTGGTGTAACTACTTTTGCGTCGATGGCCTACATCCTATTTGTTAACCCTACTGTTTTAGGTGCAGCAGGTATGGACAAAGGTGCTGTTTTCACAGCCACAGCAATTGCTTCAGCAGTCGCAACCATCTTCATGGGTGTTGTTGCACTCTATCCTATTGCTATTGCTCCAGGGCTTGGCGTAAATGCCTTTTTTGCTTATTCTGTTGTTATTGGCATGGGTGTAAAATGGGAAACTGCTATGGCTGGTGTGTTTGTAGCCGCATTGATTTTCTTAGTTTTAACTTTTTTCAAAATTCGTGAGAAAATCATCAATATTATCCCACAGAATCTAAAGCTCGCTATTGCTTCTGGTATTGGGTTGTTCATTGCTTTTATCGGATTGCATGATGCAGGGCTAATTGTAGCTAACAAAGAAACCATGGTTTCTTTGGGGCATCTATCATCACCTACATCGCTATTATCCATTTTTGGAATTATTATTACCTTTATATTGATGAGTCGTAAAACACCAGCCGCCATATTTATTGGTATGATTTTAACATCACTTGCTGGTATTCTAACTGGTTTAATCAAATTACCATCTGCAATTATTTCACCTGCTCCCTCACTTGCACCTACATTTGGTGCTGGCGTTATGCATATTGGTGATATTAATTCTCTACAACTAGTCACAGTTGTTATTACCTTCTTAATTGTTACCTTTTTTGACACAGCTGGTACAATGATTGGCTTAGCCACACAAGCTGGATTCATGAAAAATAACGAAATGCCTCGTGCTGGCCGCGCCTTAATGGCTGATGCGGTTGGTATGACAGTAGGTGCTGTTATTGGTACTTCACCTACTTCTGCCTATGTCGAATCATCATCTGGTATTGCAGTTGGTGGTCGTTCAGGATTAACTTCCGTATTTACTGGAATATTTTTCTTGTTTGCCCTGCTCTTCTCACCACTTTTATCCGTTGTTACACCACAAGTGACAGCACCAGCTTTAGTGGTAGTTGGGGTCTTAATGGCCAAAAACCTACGATTAATTGATTGGGAAGATTTGGCTATTGCAGCACCGGCATTTTTGATTGTTATTGGCATGCCTCTAACTTATTCTATATCAGATGGCATCGCGCTTGGTTTCATCTTGTATCCAATCACAATGATTGCCACTGGTCGCATTAAGAAAGTGCATCCACTGATGTATGTATTAGCGATTATGTTTATTGCATTCTTAATGATCATCGCACATTAA
- the recN gene encoding DNA repair protein RecN, which yields MLEDLIIENFAIIEKVNLQFEEGMSVLTGETGAGKSIIIDALFMLTGGRANSEMVRHGSKKAILQAVFSVPDNQKLRELIDQSGVAGDDDELIIYRELNQNGRSIIRINGVLVNLKTLAAIGRYLVDIQGQNDAQQLLNPDEHLPLLDAFGDEKITQFRNDYQELFQKFRSITTRIRNIQTSQQEITQRLDLLKFQQEELQEANLQPNEENDLLDARDKLRNFKKIADRLQLTQATLSGEQGGAIDSLAEAVHQLQDIAEYDDQYAELAKTISEAYYTAQDVGRDVDEQLSELTYDEGELIRIDDRLQLIHSLERKYGTSVADVLDFQAKIEKELSLIDDDEYDVERLQVKQNDMRQLLRKKAIRLREARQKVARNLEKNVNQQLNDLLMNGAEFAVHFDPVEGYISSGIDKVEFYVQTNVGEGMAPLVKIASGGEAARLMLALKTTFAKQQHIISIVFDEADTGVSGRVAQAIAKKMLTISTDSQVLAITHLPQVAAAATHHYLISKLTENDRTLTQVAPLDEEGRVHAIAMMLSGDNITETALANARDLRQEF from the coding sequence ATGTTAGAAGATCTAATTATAGAAAATTTTGCGATTATTGAAAAAGTGAATCTTCAGTTTGAAGAAGGAATGAGTGTTTTAACTGGTGAAACGGGTGCAGGGAAATCAATTATTATTGATGCACTTTTCATGTTAACTGGTGGTCGAGCAAATTCTGAAATGGTTCGTCATGGTAGTAAAAAAGCTATTCTACAGGCAGTTTTCAGTGTTCCGGATAATCAAAAGCTAAGAGAGCTCATTGATCAGAGTGGTGTAGCAGGAGATGATGATGAGCTGATTATTTATCGTGAATTAAACCAAAATGGACGGAGTATTATTCGAATCAATGGTGTTCTTGTCAATTTGAAAACTTTAGCAGCTATTGGCCGTTACTTAGTTGACATCCAAGGACAAAATGATGCACAGCAATTACTGAATCCAGATGAGCATTTACCGCTATTGGATGCTTTTGGGGATGAAAAAATTACGCAATTTCGAAATGACTATCAAGAACTGTTTCAAAAGTTTCGTTCTATTACTACTCGCATCAGAAATATTCAAACATCACAACAAGAAATTACACAACGTTTAGATCTTCTAAAATTTCAACAAGAGGAGTTGCAGGAAGCTAATTTACAACCAAATGAAGAAAATGATTTATTAGATGCGCGTGATAAATTACGTAATTTCAAAAAAATTGCTGATCGGCTTCAGTTAACGCAGGCAACACTTAGTGGTGAGCAAGGTGGCGCCATAGACTCCCTTGCTGAGGCAGTTCATCAACTACAAGATATTGCGGAATATGATGATCAATATGCTGAGCTAGCAAAAACAATTTCCGAAGCTTACTACACAGCTCAAGATGTTGGTCGTGATGTTGACGAACAACTGAGTGAATTAACTTATGATGAGGGAGAGTTAATTCGTATTGATGATCGACTTCAACTAATTCACTCACTAGAACGCAAGTATGGTACGTCGGTTGCAGATGTTTTGGATTTTCAAGCTAAAATTGAAAAAGAGCTTTCACTTATAGATGACGATGAATATGATGTTGAACGGCTGCAAGTCAAACAAAATGACATGCGCCAGTTATTAAGAAAAAAAGCGATTAGACTACGTGAAGCCCGACAAAAAGTGGCTCGAAATTTGGAAAAGAATGTCAATCAACAATTAAACGATTTGTTAATGAATGGTGCCGAGTTTGCGGTACACTTTGATCCAGTTGAAGGCTATATCTCCTCAGGAATTGATAAGGTTGAATTTTATGTTCAAACTAATGTTGGAGAAGGAATGGCACCTTTGGTCAAAATTGCATCAGGTGGAGAAGCTGCTCGACTAATGTTAGCATTGAAAACTACATTTGCTAAGCAACAGCATATTATTTCAATTGTTTTTGATGAAGCGGATACAGGTGTTTCCGGTCGTGTGGCTCAGGCAATAGCAAAAAAGATGCTCACAATTTCAACTGATTCACAAGTTTTAGCAATCACACATTTACCACAAGTGGCAGCTGCTGCAACTCATCACTATTTGATATCCAAGTTAACTGAAAATGACCGTACACTTACGCAAGTGGCACCATTAGATGAAGAAGGTCGTGTTCACGCAATTGCTATGATGTTATCGGGTGATAATATTACTGAAACTGCTCTTGCAAATGCTCGTGATTTACGTCAAGAATTTTGA